One segment of Anguilla anguilla isolate fAngAng1 chromosome 1, fAngAng1.pri, whole genome shotgun sequence DNA contains the following:
- the LOC118208993 gene encoding fibrinogen silencer-binding protein, whose protein sequence is MAAVFMATSMVGKARSSNFTLSEKLDLLKLVKPHIRILEEHTNKHAVIVDKNKCWDNIADQYNALGGDRPPRTAQGLRTLYKRLKESAKQEIIQRKHAQPEYRGSISEPTKRVMEMIPHLFHPLHEKEHNAMHRIFYKRESPIEQPGSSSSLPAILDYQPAAVMVRLDPDMDVKPPPDLAILSTRILDGHGDVDAVVAEDEEEEEEGIGSVQGFDGSISPCPSSVNLAMSHSPIPLRRDLYARPEGLRHLVGLEQETLQLSKEEHELLMDNQRKMGLYIEEKREGLKRKQQLEEELLRAKIKVEKLRAARLRHGLPIPHM, encoded by the exons ATGGCTGCTGTGTTCATGGCAACAAGCATGGTGGGCAAAGCTAGGTCGTCCAATTTCACCCTCTCCGAGAAGCTGGACCTACTGAAGCTGGTGAAGCCCCACATTCGGATTCTGGAGGAGCACAccaacaagcatgccgtgattGTGGACAAAAACAAGTGCTGGGACAACATTGCGGACCAGTACAACGCGCTGGGCGGGGACCGGCCGCCCCGGACCGCCCAGGGCCTCCGCACCCTGTACAAGCGTCTGAAGGAGAGCGCCAAGCAGGAGATAATCCAGCGCAAGCATGCCCAGCCCGAGTACCGGGGCAGCATCTCCGAGCCCACCAAGAGGGTCATGGAGATGATCCCGCACCTCTTCCACCCGCTCCACGAAAAGGAACACAATGCCATGCACAG GATCTTCTACAAGCGCGAGTCGCCGATCGAGCAGCCCGGCAGCAGCTCCTCCCTCCCGGCCATCTTGGACTACCAGCCGGCCGCCGTCATGGTGCGCCTGGACCCCGACATGGACGTCAAGCCCCCGCCCGACCTCGCCATCCTGTCCACGCGCATCTTGGACGGGCACGGCGACGTGGACGCGGTGGTggcggaggacgaggaggaggaggaggagggcatcGGCTCGGTCCAGGGTTTCGACGGCTCCATCTCCCCCTGCCCGTCGTCGGTGAACCTGGCCATGTCGCACTCGCCCATCCCGCTCCGGCGGGACCTGTACGCCCGGCCCGAGGGCCTCCGGCACCTGGTGGGCCTGGAGCaggagaccctgcagctctccaaggAGGAGCACGAGCTGCTGATGGACAACCAGAGGAAGATGGGGCTGTACATCGAGGAGAAGCGCGAGGGCCTGAAGaggaagcagcagctggaggaggagctgctccGGGCCAAGATCAAGGTGGAGAAGCTCAGGGCGGCGCGTCTGAGACACGGGCTCCCCATTCCGCATATGTGA
- the rnf41l gene encoding RING finger protein 151 isoform X1 has protein sequence MGYDIERFVGYVNEGLLCCVCRDVLEDPLQAPCEHAFCSSCIHGWLVHHHNCPEDRQSLDVTLLRPLFRYMRNDLSRLQIRCRNRDQGCEMVCSLESVDRHERECEYGLVACTNTGGEYLCYRCGCPMQVERRTLEAHLSVCEFRSRECPNGCGYTILSCDDSQHSCVAELRTELELLRSEMICKVEEVRHEMESRLDSQRRHMVQKESLLKNEVEELKGQLLRVMSDVRALLGAERLHRQELEQAELEKRELLELLKSLQKEGRAPATPAPHPAAEGLRKPGSARSLTVDCIKRKSREVTVI, from the exons ATGGGCTATGACATTGAGCGGTTCGTGGGGTACGTGAACGAGGGGCTGCTGTGCTGCGTGTGTCGGGACGTCCTGGAGGACCCGCTGCAGGCGCCCTGCGAGCACGccttctgcagctcctgcaTTCACGGCTGGCTGGTGCACCACCACAACTGCCCTGAGGACCGCCAGTCGCTCGACGTCACCCTGCTCCGGCCCCTGTTCAG GTACATGCGGAATGACCTGAGCCGGCTGCAGATCCGGTGCCGGAACCGAGACCAGGGCTGCGAGATGGTGTGCTCGCTGGAGTCTGTGGACCGACACGAGAGGGAGTGCGAATATGGGCTGGTGGCCTGCACCAACACAG GTGGAGAGTACCTCTGTTATCGATGTG ggtgtcCCATGCAAGTGGAGCGGCGCACGCTGGAGGCCCACCTGTCGGTGTGCGAGTTCCGGAGCCGCGAGTGTCCCAACGGCTGCGGCTACACCATCCTCAGCTGCGACGACTCCCAGCACAGCTGCGTGGCCGAGCTGCGCACGGAGCTGGAGCTCCTTCG GTCTGAGATGATCTGTAAGGTGGAGGAGGTGCGGCACGAGATGGAGTCCAGGCTGGACTCCCAGAGGAGGCACATGGTGCAGAAGGAGAGCCTGCTGAAGAACgaggtggaggagctgaag GGCCAGCTCCTGAGGGTGATGTCGGACGTGCGCGCCCTCCTGGGGGCCGAGCGTCTGCACaggcaggagctggagcaggccgAGCTGGAGAAGagggagctgctggagctgctgaagAGCCTGCAGAAGGAGGGGCGGgccccggccacgcccgcccCGCACCCCGCCGCCGAGGGCCTCCGCAAGCCCGGCAGCGCCCGCAGCCTCACCGTCGACTGCATCAAGAGGAAGTCCCGCGAGGTCACCGTCATCTGA
- the rnf41l gene encoding RING finger protein 151 isoform X2 — MGYDIERFVGYVNEGLLCCVCRDVLEDPLQAPCEHAFCSSCIHGWLVHHHNCPEDRQSLDVTLLRPLFRYMRNDLSRLQIRCRNRDQGCEMVCSLESVDRHERECEYGLVACTNTGCPMQVERRTLEAHLSVCEFRSRECPNGCGYTILSCDDSQHSCVAELRTELELLRSEMICKVEEVRHEMESRLDSQRRHMVQKESLLKNEVEELKGQLLRVMSDVRALLGAERLHRQELEQAELEKRELLELLKSLQKEGRAPATPAPHPAAEGLRKPGSARSLTVDCIKRKSREVTVI; from the exons ATGGGCTATGACATTGAGCGGTTCGTGGGGTACGTGAACGAGGGGCTGCTGTGCTGCGTGTGTCGGGACGTCCTGGAGGACCCGCTGCAGGCGCCCTGCGAGCACGccttctgcagctcctgcaTTCACGGCTGGCTGGTGCACCACCACAACTGCCCTGAGGACCGCCAGTCGCTCGACGTCACCCTGCTCCGGCCCCTGTTCAG GTACATGCGGAATGACCTGAGCCGGCTGCAGATCCGGTGCCGGAACCGAGACCAGGGCTGCGAGATGGTGTGCTCGCTGGAGTCTGTGGACCGACACGAGAGGGAGTGCGAATATGGGCTGGTGGCCTGCACCAACACAG ggtgtcCCATGCAAGTGGAGCGGCGCACGCTGGAGGCCCACCTGTCGGTGTGCGAGTTCCGGAGCCGCGAGTGTCCCAACGGCTGCGGCTACACCATCCTCAGCTGCGACGACTCCCAGCACAGCTGCGTGGCCGAGCTGCGCACGGAGCTGGAGCTCCTTCG GTCTGAGATGATCTGTAAGGTGGAGGAGGTGCGGCACGAGATGGAGTCCAGGCTGGACTCCCAGAGGAGGCACATGGTGCAGAAGGAGAGCCTGCTGAAGAACgaggtggaggagctgaag GGCCAGCTCCTGAGGGTGATGTCGGACGTGCGCGCCCTCCTGGGGGCCGAGCGTCTGCACaggcaggagctggagcaggccgAGCTGGAGAAGagggagctgctggagctgctgaagAGCCTGCAGAAGGAGGGGCGGgccccggccacgcccgcccCGCACCCCGCCGCCGAGGGCCTCCGCAAGCCCGGCAGCGCCCGCAGCCTCACCGTCGACTGCATCAAGAGGAAGTCCCGCGAGGTCACCGTCATCTGA